In Monodelphis domestica isolate mMonDom1 chromosome 1, mMonDom1.pri, whole genome shotgun sequence, the sequence TagccaaactaacagaaatcacatgattattgtgacatggaaatcactttaaaagactgatatatattaatttaaggtcgccaaggaattcagctatgtaattcttaaatgaaaactcaagtcagcagtcaaccttttatggagtttttaattacaaacaggaggaagaaaggtattagagaaagagagagagagagagagagagagagagagagagagagagagagagagagagagagagagagagagagagagagagagagagagagagagagagagagagagagagagagaaagagagagagagggagagagagaaggggagagaagggaatagggcttaaataccccctctgcttaggctgggccaaaggcccaagcccttagatagctgaggcaaagaaaagagatcagtccctatcactcacatgaccaaaatggagaaacattatctcaataggtgaagaaaaaagcctttgacaaaatgcaacaaccattcctatttaaaacattagaaaatataggaatagatgggcctttacTCAAAATAAGCTTTAAAACTTCACTAATATTTTTGGGATGCCTACTATAAAACTAAAATCCATTTCTTAATAGATAATTGGTCATGACATaagcaaatgttttttaaaagaagaatggcCAATTTTTGACAGTCACATGAAAGAATGGCCCAATCTGTATAAATGTTATGTGTCTTTTTTCATCACATgacaaacacagaaatatatatattacatgacaGTGCATATATAGCCTATATtgtattacctgccatcttagagaggaagaagaggcaacagatcacaaaatttcagaaaaattttattaaaaatagtaaaagaaatggtTTCTCCATTAAATACATGCTCCAATTACTGACAAAGAgtaacaaatcaaaacaaccctagaAATTGGCAGAAACAGGATAGTAATGcaactattttaaagaaaaaattggaaCTGTGAAAACAGAGAGATAAAAATTTCTCCATCTTTTGATTCTGGATTCAAAAAAGTTCCCagaaataccaaaatatttatatcagaattttgttgtgatagcaaagaacttgaaataaaATAGAGGTTCTCTGGCCAGGGAATGCTTGattatgatatttgaatgtaatggaatatgcAAGATTGtaatatattaatgtaatggaatatagcCATGCTTTAAGAAATGAACATGGAAAATTCtaaatgaactgattcagagccaatgaaaaaatatattattccaataatacaaaaggaaaaaaataaccacATACATAAATTAGAATTATAAATTGTAACATTATCAAGAATAAACAGTTTGAAAGAACAGATAGACTACATCCCAATCCATTTCCATAGATCCATATGTGTGACATATTGtatatgtttttataatttttaaatgtattgatCAATTATactaattttccctcttttttctttttttgtcttaaaaatgtccatttttttttgtctaatgGCTTTCTTagaaaggggagggaataaaCTAGGGAAAATTATGGtgattaaaaatatcaataaacacttatAGTCCGTCTTTgtagaaaatacaaataatttgttctttggaAACATCTCATATTAATGAATAgcattctagaaaaaaaaatcctcagatttAGTTTACCACctctatctatttttttctatttatctgcctatctatttctatctattaAATTTCGttgatgttttgttttaaattataaaCATTTACATATTACTTCCATTTAGTGAgagatttttttaacaaaataatacaGTTAAGTAAACCTAATAATGCAGCAGACCTATAGCTATTGTACCTAGAGCAaataatttacttaatttttcatttccttagtTTTCCTCTTACATGTGCCTCTTGCATGTCTTTCATAGTTGTGAGAATAAACTGAGATTGAGAAAGTTAAAAGGGCTACACcaatataagatatatattttttcaaattataatatCCATCTATTTGTCTTACTGTAAATGAgacatcttttcttctcttcctaccCTATTTTATGGTTTATTCccatttctttactttcttccttttcccttcttcctcaagTTTTCTATTAGGGGAGTATGTTTACCTTTAtgttaattttattctattttcatgAGATTTAAGCTTAAATATATGGGATCTATGGATTAGCATATAAAAATGGTTGAACCATTCACAACAATCATTTAGCAAGTATTTTCCATATAGCACTATGTTAGGCAGTGGGAGAGATATGAGAATTGGATTAGACATAGTCCTCTTATGGTACCTGCATTCTAAAATTAGGATAAAATAGACCACattattattttactatattGTACACTACTATAACATTGTACTGTACTATACTATACTGTACCATACCATACTACACTATGTTGTGCTGCACTATGCTACACTACACTATACTGGACTGGACTGGACTGGACTGGACTAGACTATCCATATTAGATGATAAGAGCACTAAAGATTTGTAAATCAAAGGGCTAGGTGAAGTACAAAGGAGGAGAATGTTGCTGATGAGTAAGggagagaaaagtagaaagaagatCCAGAGAAAGATTTATGGAATTGGTAGCATTTGATTTGATAATTCTTTCCTTACTCTATTCCtctaacttttaaatttattaactATGCACTAATTCCTTTCCTTTAGCCAAGAGATAAAATTCCTGATGCAGTTTATTATGCATTAGAGATATTTatgtgataatttttaaaatgttgtactttcatatgtatttttcaaataaaatttttaattttttattcctaGGTGTCCGATTTAgtaataatattgaattatgaCAGAGCTGTAGAAGCTTTTGCAAAAGGTGGTAACCTTACACTTGGTGGGAATTTTACTGTGGCTGTTGGGCCTTTGGGAAGGTGAGTATGTTTAAAACATTCTCCTATCTTGATGGTATAAGCCTATTTAATACATTATTGTATGTTTCAGaaagaaaatgcatttaaatTAAACTGTGGTTAAAGTTTTTTGGTTAGAAATTTTCATGAGACTTAAAgtagattttcttttccttaattacAAAGTGTGATCTTTAGAAATTGAACTGTAtagactggagtggggaggaaaatgaagaggttgtaTGATATGGAGTGGATAAATTCAGTGATTTTGAAAACATCCTAAATTCAGTTTGTTTGAGGAAGGCATATAATATTAGTGAAGCTACACAAAAGGCTTCAAAGTTTCAAATCTCATGAGATATAAATTAGACTGCATTTGAAATATGGtttattggagaaatattaaaaagGCAGTTTCAAAATAGACCTCATACAtatttttcttgatattatcTAAAATTATGTCTCAGTTGGTTTAATTGGATTGTGTTCCTACCAGTAAAACCCATTAATCCTTTGTGTCTTTAGTCCTTTTTCTTGTAAGGCTCCTAGACATATTATTCTAAAGAAATAACCTTTAGTTGAATTGTCACAAAATAAGATAcataaaacaaacagaaattatCTCAGACtacaaaattaaattattctgACAAAAATGTAGTGATATTCAAATTCTAATGATAATGGGCCAAAGCTGTAGTCAGATCTATCCTACAAAATCTGCTTTTTTAGGAATTTAGAAGGAAATGTTGCAATCCGAAGCTCAGCTGCTGTCTACACATATTGCAAGTCACGGGGTTTGTTTGCTGGAGTATCGTTAGAAGGAAGTTGCTTAATtgagaggaaagaaacaaatcGAAAGTAAGTTCAAGTCAaactattttgaattaatttgaaaaacaaatattgtGAAACTGATGGAAAGAATACAAGAAGTCTAGCAAGCACAGGCAAATATTTTTCTACTGTTTATCTGTAGTATACCATTGTGGATGAAACAAAATACCTCTCATTTTTAGGGATCATAGCAATGAATTTTGAATCAGAGGAGATGAGTAAAAATCTTGTCCTATTTACTCTGACCACAATCAGTCAATCATTTATGAAGACCCTACTCTATCCTAGACTCTGatatgtgctggggatacaaagacagtaCCAAATATCCCTGCCTTCAGAAGCTTACACAGTAACTGGTAAGACTCCACATAAATATATAGGCATACACACTGGTACATGCAAACGCACATAACACAGTTTCAGGGTAACATTGGAGAGGGAGGCATGAACAGTTTGGGGAACCAGAAAAGGCTATCATTTTGTGGCAGGGCtagtgtgataaaggatggaaaggtttgcaattccatcctttatcacaattccatcctttatcacagtagAGAATAGGTAAGGTTTGGTAACGGACATTGCACATCCTTTACCAATGCATTGACGCACAGTCATATTTACTAACACTTTCCTTATGGTCTCTCAGTGACCCACATCAGTGCATAATATACTCCTGAAGCTACCAGTCCCGCCCCAGGAGCCTAAGCCTGTAGTTCCCCTCTCCTGGCACCCACCTCCTCTGTCACCTCCAAACACCTGAGACATAGAGCAGATTATAAAGGATGGGCTACTCCCTCAAATGGCACAACAGTACCTGTAGTCAGATGGTTTTCTATGCCATCCCATTTACCTCTCTTCAGCAAAGGAATTTGCCCTGAGCTTTACAATTCCTAGTCTTGACTCAGACCTtcaaatttcagtttcctcatctataaaatgatggaatcAGAATAGATGGTCTCTAATGCCCTTTTAGGCTCTTAAATTCTATGGTCTTGATGAAAAATGTTCCTTCTCCAAGGAATTTACAGGGAGATTTATGTAGGTGAGATAGGGCTAATACATGGAATAATAATTAGAACAGACAAACTAGAGCATGGTAATTTAAAAGAAGAGTTACAAAATGTTaacagaagaaggagaaaaggggacagctggatggctcaatggaatGAGACCCAGGtcaagaaatgggaggtcctaggttcaaatgtgacctcagacatttcctagctgtgtgaccctgggcaagtcacttaagccccattgcctagcccttacccctctactgttctagaatcaatattgattctaagacagaaggtaagggtttaaaaacaaggTAGAAAAGTTTGCTTTTAGTGGATAATATCTTAATAAGAGTTTCCTATATAAGGAAAAATTCCCTTCTGCCAGTACCCTGTATCATCaccttaaatatatttttatttttatatattttcccttctcatacatatatatacaccatcatatatatgtgtctgtctgtgtctgtctgtctctatatatgtgtgtgtgtgtgtatgtgtgtgtatatatatatatatatatatatatatatatgtttgtatgtatagcTTGGTGGCACATCAAATAGAGGgccaaggaagacctgagttcaaatccaccctcagacacttattaactatgtgaccctagacaagtcatttaacctctattagcctcatctatttcctcatctataaaatgggaataataataacataccTTGCAGAGTTGTCGGAggtgaaatgaaataataattgtaaagctcaTAACAGtatgtggcacatagtaagcactatatgaACTTTGAGGTATATTATTATGTATACCTACagacacataaaatatatagccacataacataaatatatatatgtttagagACAACTTGGTGTAGGGGATAGAAAGCTGGCCTTAGAGCTAGTAAAGTTCAAGTTCAACCCTCTCTCTTGATATTAACTAGTTTGTGACTCAGGAAAAGTCGCTTTAGcatttctctaagactataatttgcAAAGTGTTTCTGACTTGTATTGTTAGATTGTATTCTCATTGAGGGgatccttataccaatgaaatcatagatctagtctctctgtctctgtctgtctgtctgtctgtctctctctctctctctctcacacacacacacacacacagagaacaaAGATAAATTAGGAATGAGGGGCGGAGGAAATTACCAATTTTTccctaaaaataaatatgttgtCCTCAAACTAAAGAAAGATAATATTAATTCATcatggtgcaatagatagagaactgtcctcagaatcaggaagacctggttgcaaatctcacttctgatacCAGCTGTCTCTATGACTGGGCAAATCGTTTAATCTGTGAGTGCTTTAGGCTACTCTCTTAAGAGTGTAAGTTACAGATATTTTTTTGTAGAGCTTCTGTAGAaagagtttcctcctctggaaattcCCTATATCTATGAAATCAAAGACCTAGGCTATactatgttcagtcatttcagtcatgcctgattcttCATTACCccctttgaagttttcttggcagagactctggagtgttttccaatttccttctcctgctcattttgtaggtgaggaaattcaggcaacctgggttaagtgacttgccccaggtcacagaggtagtaagtatctgaggtcaaatttgaactcagaaagatgaaccttcctgactccaggtctgttaTTCTGTCTCCTGCATCACCATCCTTAAAccaatgaatttaaaaataattttatgtaaaatatcagctaataaaatatagtaatataataaaaCTTATTATCATATGTTGGAACTATTTTTACTGGGAGTAGACTGTTGGTTTTGCTCTAGACAATTACTTATGCTTTGTCATAGTAGGtcctcagattttaaaaaatataattatatttatagaaataggaaaaatctTTGATAGAATACATTATATAGTTATAGTCTTTTAAAGCACTAAAAATAGTAATAGAAGGACCTCCTTAACATGAACCAAAGGTCCATGTTTTATATAACGGAGAAATACTGGACATTTTCTGATTGAGAAAAAGGGTAAAGGAAATCTATCCTCACTATTATCTAACAtagctctaaaaatataaaactataccAATAAGgcaagaagagagacaaagaagaacaaaatgCCTTTACCTTAATTCAGTGGATAATCTTGAAAATTTTTGATTACTTAAAATGTCATGGTCTTACATAAAAGAATTTAATTCTTCccatcaatttattttctttatattctgagaaaatgttttttttatacCAAACTTGTAATATATAAGGGAAGTGTTCAACTTCTCAATTAAATCAGCAAATATTCATTGAGCACCTTTTATTTCTCAGACATAATTGAAGGTTGTTGGGATACAAATTTGTATGAAAGAGTCCTTTAACcttaattgatttaaaatttcttatgaatataagacataaataggaaggacttatttgtttattttatgtattattttattttatgcattttatttgtttaaaatatgtaaaagtagaaaatggaaaaatatctgATGAAATCATTTGGtttctaaaaattaataaattttcaaTTCAGACATTTTCCTAAAAGAAATTGTGGATCCCAGTGCAAAAGAAAGATGTTTTAACCATTGCTATAATCCTAAGAGTTTCCAGGAAATTTTATATTCCCTGATCTTCTTTGTTAGGTTTTACTGTCAGGATGTTCGTGCCAGTGACATTTTATTTGGAGACATGCCACAGCCGGCTCAAGCAGAAGATCTGTATGAAATTCTTGACTCCTTtactgaaaaatatgaaaaagaagagCAAAGAATTAATGAACGAAAAACAGCAAGGGAACAGAGGAAGGCTTGTATAAAATTTGCTTTTTCCTACTGCTTTAATTCACCTCAGTTGAAAGTTTCTATTTGCTGGAGATTTTCCATCTCTTGGCATAGGATTCTTAACAGCCAAATAAATTTCCCTTAGTTATTCAATTTACATAAATTCATTGTTAAAATGTCATACAATCATGGCATttcctctaaaaaaataaaagatataaggaTAAGCATAGAATGTGCTTTCCTTTAACAAGACAAAATTGGGAAACATCTCAATCTttgcattatttaaaaattttcatattaaaaaaagaaagatctatAAGCAGACATTAATCTAGTTTGCCTGAAATTTTAAATTTCCATGGAAGAATTATGCTGGGTAAAAAGCTTgcttttagaattagaattaggaaAGCATAGCTTTCTCCTGCCTCTAAACCTCCAGAGCCATTAGCTAACTAGGGACAGTGCTTTAGATTACTTGTCATCTTCCGGGCAGTCTGCATAAGTTTAATGAAAAGGTTTAATATGCTTACATGAcaaatttaaattttgtaatagTGAACTTTTCCCCCCTCTCAGCCTAAAGACTCACCTCTCAGACCATCTTCCAGGCCAAAACAACCACCTGCACCTCTCCAGCCAAACTCAGACACAGAAGGTAAATTAGTTTGTTTTTAACtcaaagataattttattaaagaaaacttccAAGAAATCAAGATACTATAATTAGTTCTGAGGATTGTGCTAGAgaatttctgaagaaaaaaaagtagtGTGAATATAAGCTAACCTCTTTTGTACATTTGTTTTCTCTACAGGTAGCAGAAACTCAGGCAAGCTT encodes:
- the SH3YL1 gene encoding SH3 domain-containing YSC84-like protein 1 isoform X4; protein product: MARIQRMTLEFRYLTNLIVPASAVLMAMVSDLVIILNYDRAVEAFAKGGNLTLGGNFTVAVGPLGRNLEGNVAIRSSAAVYTYCKSRGLFAGVSLEGSCLIERKETNRKFYCQDVRASDILFGDMPQPAQAEDLYEILDSFTEKYEKEEQRINERKTAREQRKPKDSPLRPSSRPKQPPAPLQPNSDTEGSRNSGKLYPKLPSYQDSVGSSSHPVEVTALYSFEGQQPGDLKFQAGDRITVISKTNSHFDWWEGRLRGQTGIFPANYVSVD